The Rhopalosiphum maidis isolate BTI-1 chromosome 1, ASM367621v3, whole genome shotgun sequence genome has a segment encoding these proteins:
- the LOC113558910 gene encoding cathepsin B-like codes for MARVLILLSVILFSVYMTEQAYFLEKDYINKINEKATTWKAGINFDPSTPKEHILKLLGSKGVQIPSKLNYNMYKSEDKEYDNLFGRIPRKFDARKKWKHCTTIGRVRDQGNCGSCWALSTSSAFADRLCVATNGDFNQLLSAEELTFCCHKCGYGCNGGYPIKAWERFKKHGLVTGGDYKSEEGCEPYRVPPCPNDKQGNNTCAGKPMEQNHRCTRMCYGDQELDFDEDHRYTKDSYYLTYGSIQKDVMTYGPIEASFDVYDDFPSYKSGVYIRSENASYLGGHAVKLIGWGEEYGVPYWLMVNSWNEDWGDNGLFKIQRGTNECGVDNSTTAGVPVSSVPDVLLV; via the exons atggctagagtattaattttattgtctgTCATCTTGTTCAGTGTCTATATGACAGAACAAGCATACTTTTTGGAAAAAGACTATATCAACAAAATCAACGAAAAAGCAACAACGTGGAAg GCTGGTATCAACTTTGATCCATCTACACCGAaagaacacattttaaaacttttgggATCCAAAGGTGTACAAATTCCAAGCAAACTTAACTACAACATGTACAAATCAGAAGACAAGGAATATGATAATCTGTTCGGCAGAATTCCAAGGAAATTTGACGCGAGGAAAAAGTGGAAACATTGTACTACTATTGGAAGAGTCCGAGACCAAGGAAATTGTGGATCGTGTTGg GCATTATCTACAAGTTCAGCGTTTGCTGACCGTCTATGTGTAGCTACAAATGGAGAtttcaatcaattattatctGCGGAAGAATTAACTTTCTGCTGTCATAAGTGTGGATATGGCTGTAATGGAGGATACCCAATAAAAGCATGGGAACGTTTTAAGAAACACGGTCTTGTCACTGGAGGAGATTATAAATCAGAAGAG GGCTGTGAACCATATAGAGTCCCTCCTTGTCCCAATGACAAACAAGGAAATAATACTTGTGCTGGAAAACCAATGGAACAAAATCATAGATGCACGAGAATGTGTTACGGAGATCAAGAACTTGATTTTGATGAAGATCACAGATACA cAAAAGACTCGTATTACCTTACATATGGAAGTATCCAAAAAGACGTTATGACATATGGTCCCATTGAAGCATCTTTCGATGTTTATGACGATTTCCCCAGTTACAAGTCAg gagtCTACATTCGATCAGAAAATGCTTCATATTTAGGAGGGCATGCCGTGAAATTGATTGGATGGGGTGAAGAATACGGAGTGCCATATTGGTTAATGGTTAACTCATGGAACGAAGATTGGGGTGACAATGGACTTTTCAAAATTCAACGAGGCACAAATGAATGTGGAGTCGATAATTCGACTACTGCTGGTGTACCAGTAAGTAGTGTACCTgatgtattattagtttaa